The nucleotide window ATGATTCTACAGCACCAGCACCCCGACGCGCGCCAGGGGGCCAGTGGTGAGAATCACTGCGTCGGGCTACTCGCCTGCGACGATGTGCATCAGTCGCCCTCGACGATACGAGTCAGTCGCCTGCGACGATGTCGATCTTCCAGCCGGTGAGCTTCGCGGCCAGACGGGCGTTCTGCCCTTCCTTGCCGATGGCCAGGGAGAGCTGATCGGTCGGCACGACCGCGCGGGACTCCTGCGCTGCGGCGTCGAGGATCTCCACGCGCTTCGTCTTCGCCGGCGACAGGGCGTGGGCGATGAATTTCGCCGGATCGTCGGAGTAGTCGACGATGTCGATCTTCTCCTGGCCGAGTTCGTTCATCACCGCGCGCACCCGAGAGCCGAGCTCGCCGATGCAGGAGCCCTTCGCGTTGACTCCGGGCTTCGTGGCGCGGACAGCGAGCTTCGAGCGGTGGCCGGCCTCGCGGGCCAGGGACACGATCTCGACGGTGCCGTCGGCGATCTCCGGGGCTTCGTGGGCGAAGAGGCGGCGCACGAGGTTCGGGTGGGTGCGGGAGACGGTGACGGAGGTGCCCTTCTGCCCCTTGTGGACATCGGCGATGTAGACACGCAGGCGGGTGCCGTGGGTGTACTCCTCGCCGGGGACCTGTTCGTGCGGGGGCAGGACGGCCTCGACATCGCCGAGGTCGACCTGGACCATCTGCGGGTCCCTGCCCTGCTGGATGGTGCCCGAGGCGATCTCGCCCTCACGGCCCTTGAACGCGCCCAGCAGGGTTTCGTCCTCGACATCGCGCAGGCGCTGATGGATGACCTGTCGGGCGGTCTGGGCGGCGATGCGGCCGAAGCCGGTGGGAGTGTCGTCGAATTCGCCGATCGGATTGTCGTCGTTGTCGAATTCGACTGCGAGGATGCGCACTTCGCCGGTGGAGGTGTCGAGTTCGGCGCGGGCGTCGGGCCAGGCGCCCTCGGTCTTCTGGTAGGCGAGGAAGAGTGCCTGTTCGATGAGTTCGATGAGGGTGCCGAGCGGAATCTCCCGCTCTCGTTCGATCATGCGCAGAACATTGAGATCGATGTCCATATGCCTATGTCCTCTCCGGCTCATTCGAGCATTGAATTGTCTGTGTTCACTTATGCAGGCGTAACAGTCTATCCCAGTCCCAGCCCGCATTCTGTCAGTGATTCCCCACGATCGGCCGGCGATGCCTCACTGTCGGCCCGCGATGCCTCACCGACGGCGTTCGCGGGACGTGAGCTTCACCTCAGCGGAACTTCAGCTCCACCTGCGCCTTGCGGATATCGTCGAGCGGCACCTGCGTGATTTCCCTGCTCTGAGGGTTCGTTCCCGTGATCGACGTCTCCCCCACCTCGGCGAGGTCGAGTTTGAACGTGTCCTTCTTCGTTGTGATCTCCAACCGTCGACCGATCACCCGCCGGAAGTGGCGCGGGGTCTCGAGCTTCCGGGTGGCGCCGGGGCTGGTGACCTCGAGCTGGTAGGGCTTGTCCCGGAAGATCTCGACCTCGTCGAGGGCGTCTCCGACGATCTTCGTCGATTCCGCGATCTTCTCCATCGACATCGGATCGGTGCTCGATTCGTCGAGATCGACGACGACTGTCAGGGTCCGGCGGGGCCCTGCGGCGACGGCCTTGACGTTCTCCAGGTGGTATCCCGCCGCTTGCAGGGGCGGGGCGAGCAGACCCTTGATCCGATCGACGTCCTCGTCCATATCTCCTCCTCTTCGCTGGGCGGCCCCCTCGCCGAGGCGGCTGAGGTGGGTGCGGTGGTCCGTGCAGGTGCCCGGGCGACCGTTTCACCCCACCCTAAGCGACACCATCGCCCGACGTTAAGCATCCGGGCCGCGGGTTGAGCGTCCGTGCAGGCGGGACAGCATCCGATAGGATTGCCGTATGCGTTTTCCCGTCAGTCGCCGCGTCCTGTTGACCGCCGGCGTCGGCGGGGTCAGTCTGGGGCTGCTGACCGCCTGTGGGCTGCGCATCGATTCCGATCCGGACATTCCCACCCTCGATTCCACGCAGCAGCTGCGCAATCGCATCGCACGCATCCTCGACGCCACCTCCCCCGGTTCCGGTGACCCTGCGACGGCTGGTGAGGACCTTGCTGATTTCACGGCGGCGATCGGCCCGGTCTGGGCACCGCCGGCCGAGTTCGCCACCGAACCTCCCCCGACCGCGGAGGAGCGGACGTTCGTCGAGGCCGCCGAGGTGGTGCTCAAGGCCGTGTTCGAGGCTGCGCCCCAGCTCGGTTCGGGTCTCATCCCGGTGCTGTCCGATGTGGCAGTGGGGCTGACGCTGACCGCGGGGACGAAGAAGCCCGAGCTCATCACCACCGCTGATGACCTCATCCGCACCGGCCGTGAGGACATGGCCGGTGCCGACAACTCGTCCAAAGACAGTTCCGGCGGCTCGGACAGCTCCGACGGCGACGGCTCGGACGACGGGACGCAGGATCGCCAGGCCATGTTCAACGCGATCCTCAACCAGTCCCGGGCGGCGGCCTACGGCTATGAGCGTCTCGCCGTGAACTTCGAGACGAAGTCCCCCGAACGCACGCGAGCGCTGGACCGGATCGAATCCCTGGGATCACTGTCCGGGGAGATGCTCGAACTCCTCGGCGAGGACGGAGCGGATCCGAACGCCTCGGCATGGAAGCTCGATCCCACACCGGTCGATGCCGCCTCGGCGAAGGAACTCGCGCTCAATCTCGAGGACGGCGTGGCCGCCTCGGTGCTGCCGTGGCTGGACGGGGAACCTGCGGCGATCCTGCGGTTGTGGGAATCGGCGCGGGCGCGTTCGGGCTTCGCAGCCCCGCAGCCGCTGCGGTTCACCTATGACGATTCCGGACAGGCGGAGGCGACGAAGTGAAGGTTCCACCGGTTCTCTACCGGGCCACGCGCGACATCATCGGCGAATATCGCACCGATGCCTGGGTCGCGGCACTGGATTTCATGGCCAATGAGCTCCTCGACCGGTGGAAGCTGCGCTTCGACGAGGTGCCCGGGTCCCCGTGGGCCGGCTGCGAATCACTGGTCATTCCGGTGCTCACGCAGGAGAACTATCAGGGTGTGCTGCGCTTCGCCGCGCCGACCTCGGCGCATACGGCCGCGCATGCGCAGGTGCTGCGGGCGCTGAAGATGTGGAACGGGCACGGTGCCGTCCGGGTCATCCGCGATGATCGCAGCTTCCGGGTGACACTGCAGGAGCGGCTGCGCACGAAGGACAATCTCTCGGTGCTGCCCCTGGCCGATGTGCCGCCCGTCTGGGGTGCCCTGCAGCGGTCCCTGGAGATTCCCGCGAGTGCGGAGTTCCTGCGCGTCCAAGACGTCGTCGCCGGGTGGCTGAACAGCTTCGAAGCCGATGCCGGCCTGCTCAACGGCTGGTCGGAGGCAGGCCCGCATGACTCGCTGCTGCTGTCGTTCGCCCGCAACTGGATGCAGACTCTGGCCGCCTCAGACGAGAACTGGCTCATCCACGCCGACCTGCACTACTACAACATCCTCGCCGGCAACCCGGATCCCACGGGCATTTCGACCTGGAAGGCCATCGACCCGCAGCCGTTGGCCGGGCCGACCGCCTACACCTTGGCTCCGGTGCTGTGGAATCGACTGGCGGAGATCCCCTCGGATCATCCGCAGGCGCAGGCGGCCTGGCTGCGCGGCTTCGCCACTGATCTGGCCCTGTGCGCGGGCATCGACCCGCAGTACGGGATGGGTGCGACGGTGGCGCGGGAGATCACGAACATGTTCTGGTATCTGCGGTCGGCGACCGGCGGGTCGACGTCGGGGCTGGCCGATGCGGCAAGGTCCCTGTGGGTGGCCCGCGCGCTGTCGGGTGCCGACGTCGCCGGAGTCAACGCCCACGCCCTCAAACCCATCGGCTAGTTATTGCTACCTGACGGACCCCCAGCGTGGTGGCGCCGGGTTGTTGGGGACCCGTCGGGTAGCAAGTGTCAGTGGATGAGGCTGGAGATCACGTCGTAGCCCAGTTTGAGGATCATCGCCGAGACCACGACGACGAAGATGACGCGGACGAATCCCGAACCCTTCGCCAGCGCGGTGCGGGCTCCGAAGATGCCGCCGGCGACGTTGCCGACCGCCACGACCATGCCCAGCAGCCACACGACCTGCCCGTCGGGGACGAAGTAGACCAAGGCTCCGAAGTTCGTCGCCCAGTTGATGACCTTCGCCGTGGCCGAGGCCTGCAGGAACGAGAACCCGATGAGCGAGACGAACGCGATGACGAGGAACGATCCGGTGCCCGGTCCGAGCACCCCGTCGTAGACGCCGATGACGAGGCCGATGAGCCATGACAGCGCATGGTGGCGCTTCGATGACTCCCCGAACCGCAGCGTGGCATCCGCGCCGAGGCTGGGGTTGAGGACGGTGAAGATGCCGACTCCGATGAGCGCGAGCAGGATGATCGGGGTGAAGGCCTCACTGGGCACGAGGGTCGCGAGCTTCGCCCCGATGACCGCACCGAGGAACGCCGAGGCGGCCGCCGGGATCGTCGCCGACCTGTCCGGGGTGATCTTGCGCAGGTAGGTGATCGCCGAGGCGGTCGTTCCCGCGATCGATCCGATCTTGTTCGTCGCGACCGCCTGCACCGGGGTCATGCCCGGCACGAGCAGCAGCGCGGGCAGCTGGATCAGCCCGCCCCCGCCGACGACGGCATCGATCCAGCCGGCCAGGACTCCCGCGGCCAGCAGCCACAGGACCATGGACACGGTGACATCGATGCCGCCGGTGAGTGCTTCGAACACCGAGGTGGCTCAGACGTTCGCAGCGGCAGCGCCGGAGTCCGCGCCGTCGGCTGCCACAGCCGCATCGGCTGCGGCGTTCGCCTTCGCATACGCCTCACGGACGCGGGCCACGGTGGAAGGGACCACCTCGGCGACGGGGACGTCGCTCTTGGCATCGGCCAGACGGTCACGGACCTCGACGACTCCGTCGGCGAGTCCACGGCCGACGACGATGACGGTGGGGATGCCGATGAGTTCGGCGTCGGCGAACTTGAAGCCCGGGGAGACCTTGTTCCGATCGTCAAGGAGGACGCTGATGCCCTCGGCCTCGAGTTCAGCGGTCATGGTCTCGGCCGCCTCGGCGATCTCCTCGCCCTTGCCGGCGACGACGATGTGGACGTCGGCCGGGGCCAGGTGCTGCGGCCACAGCAGCCCGTTCTCCGAGTGGTACTCCTCGGCGATGCAGGCCATGACGCGGGTGACGCCGAGCCCGTAGGAGCCCATGGTCACGGTCGCGGTCTTGCCGTTCTGGTCGAGCACCTTGAGGTCGAGTGCCTCGGCGTACTTGCGGCCGAGCTTGAAGATCTGACCGATCTCGACGCCGCGGGCGAGTTCCAGCGGTCCCGAACCGTCCGGAGCGGGATCGCCGAGGACGACCTGGGCGGCCTCGATCGTGCCGTCGGCCGCGAAGTCACGTCCGGCGACGAGGTCGAAGACGTGGCGGCCGGGTTCGTTCGCGCCGGTGATCCACCGGGAGCCGTCGACGACGCGGGGGTCGAGGAGGTAGCGGATCTTCGACGGCGCTTCGAGGCCGAGAACCGGCGCGTCGAGCGAGTTGCCGGGTCCGATGTAGCCCTTGACGAGTTCCGGGTGAGCGGCGAGATCCTCAGCGGTGGCGGCTTCGAGGTCGACCTCGCCGTCGCCGAGCATCCCGGTGCCGGCGGCCCGGTCGAGGTCGACTTCGCGGTCGCCGGGCAGTCCGATGACGATGATCTCGCGGGTGCCGTCGGGGTGGGTGACGGCGCAGACGACGTTCTTCAGGGTGTCCGCAGCCGTCCACTCCCGGTCCTCACGGGGGTGCGCGGCGTTCGCAGCGGCGACGAGGGTGTCGATGGTCGGGGTGTCGGGGGTGTCCTCGACGTGGGCGGCCGGGGAGGCCGAGTACGGGATCGCCTCGGGCACGATCGATGTCACGGCCTCGACGTTCGCGGCGTATCCGCCCGGCGAGCGCACGAAGGTGTCCTCGCCGACCTCGGAGGGGTAGATGAACTCTTCGGTGCCGGATCCGCCCATCGCACCGGGGGTGGCCTTGACCGGCAGGCAGGGCAGACCGAGGCGGGCGAAGGCACGCAGGTAAGCCACGCGCATGGCCTCATAGGAGGCGTCGAGTCCCGCATCGTCGACGTCGAAGGAGTAGGCGTCCTTCATGATGAATTCGCGTCCGCGCAGCAGTCCGGCGCGGGGGCGAGCCTCGTCGCGGTACTTCGTCTGGATCTGGTAGATCGACAGCGGCAGGTCCTTGTACGAGGAGTAGAGGTCCTTGACCAGGAGGGTGAAGACCTCTTCGTGGGTGGGCGCGAGGATGTAGTCGTTCTCGCGGCGGTCCTTGAGGTGGAAGAGGTCGGGTCCGAAGGCCTCCCACCGGCCGGAGGTCTTGTACGGATCGGCGGGCAGCAGGCCGGGGAAGTGCACTTCCTGGGAGCCGGCGAGAGCCATCTCCTCGCGCACGATGGCCTCGATCTTGCCGAGCACGGCCAGGCCCAGCGGCAGCCACGTGTAGATCCCCGGGGCGGACCGGCGGATGTAGCCGGCGCGGTGCAGCAGTTTGTGGCTGGCCACCTCGGCGCCGACCGGGTCCTCCTTCTGGGTTCGCACGAACAGGGACGACATGCGCAGGGCCATGGGTGTTTCTCCTCAACTTGTCAGGACTCTGCTCGAACACTATCGCACGCGGGCGAGGGTCAGGGAATCGGTGCGGACCTGGATTCGTCACCCGGCGGAAGAGAATTAGACTGGTGCCTGCGCCACACACGTCCAGCACCGCGCGGGTCCCCTGGGATCCTCGCCCTCCACCAGCACAGACGCCACCGAAACAGAGCCAGAACACCAGCCAGACCACCAGTCAGAAGTCCAGCCAGAACGATACGAAGAGCATGCCTGATCCGAGCCAACTCACGCAGTTCCCGCGGCCCTCGGTCGCGGTCGACACCGCGGTCCTCTGCCCCGTGCCCGGCCGCGGTCTGCATGTTCTCATGACCCATCCCGGAGACGGGGTATGGCAGCTGCCCGGGTCGATTCTGCGTCCGCAGGAACGCCTCGCCGAGGCGGTCGCCCGGTGCCTGCGGGAGAAGGCTCGGCTCGTCGACCGGGCCCCGGTGCAGCTGCATGTCTTCGACCAGCCCGACCGTGACGATCGCGGGTGGGTGATCTCCGTGGCCCACCTCGATGTGCTCTCGGCCGCCGACGTCGGCCTCACCGAGGATGCCTCCCCCACCAAGGACGCGTCCCTCACCGATGACGCTTCCCCCGCCGAGGAAGCCGACGACGTCTCATCCTCCGCCCGGGATTCCGATTACGCGGACTCCCCCGCCCATCATCGCAAGCTCGTGCCCGTGCACGAGGTCCATGAGCTCAGTGAGGAGCATCGGGAGATCGTCCGCGTCGCCGTCCACCGGCTGCGGGCGCTGCACGAACGCACCCCGGACCCCTTCGGTCTGCTCGAGACCGAGTTCTCCCTGCGTCAGCTGCGCGAACTCCACGAGGTCGTCGCCGGGGAGAGCCTGCAGGCCGATACGTTCCGCCGCACCATGCTGCCGCTGCTCGATCCCACCGGGCAGGCGGTGACCCAGGGACGGGGCCGCCCCGCGCAGACGTTCACGCGCCGGTCCGAGCTGGCCCTGCGCGCCGACTCCCGCATCCAGGCGCCCGAAGGCCCGCAGTGATGAGCACGGTGATGAGGGTGATGAGATGACCGAGATCAACCGAGACGCCGGCAAACACATGCGCGTCGATGTGTGGCTGTGGACGACCCGGATGTTCAAGACCCGCAACCTGGCCACGCAGGCGTGCCGCGGCGGGCATGTGCAGGTCGACGGGCAGCGGGTCAAGGCCGCGCAGAAGGTGACGATCGGCCAGGAGGTGCGGGTGCGCAAGGCCGGTTCCGAGTTCATCTGGAAGATCACCGGCTTCATCCCCACGAGGATGCAGGCCTCCATCGCCGTGCAGTGCTACGAGGATCTCACTCCCCCACCGGATCCGGCGCTGCGCGGGTTCGTGCCGAGGCGCGACAAGGGGCTGGGCCGTCCGACGAAGAAGGACCGTCGGGAGATGGAGAAGTTCCTCGGCGATCTGGCCAAACCCCAGTCACGCAACCGCCGCGACTGATACTCGGCCCAACCTCAGTACATGACGGTGGCGAAGGTTCCGACCTGTTCGAAGCCGACGCGGGCGTACATCCGCAGCGCCGTCTCGTTGTAGTCATTGGCATAGAGGCTCACGGTGGAGTGGCCCTTGTCGCGGGTGCGTTTGACGACGGCGGCCATTCCGGCGGCGCCGAGTCCCTGGTTGCGCACCTCGGGGTGGACCCACACTCCCTGTACCTGGACGATGCGGCGGGCGCGAATGCCGATATCGGCCTTGAACAGCACCTGCTCGTCCTGTTCCGTGGCCGGCCACCTCGGCACTGCGGCACCGCCGGGCAGCGTCGCCGAGATCCTGGCGTAGCAGTTCTTGCCGCGGATGATCCCGCGCACCCGAGACAGGTAGCTGGCGGTGCCGTCCTCGATGGGAGAGAACCCGACCTCCTTGGTGAACATGTCCACACTGGCCGGAAACACCGCCCCGAGGTCATCGAGGGTCACCCGGTGAACGTGTTCGTCCGGGGCCACGAGCGGATCCGAACTGATCGCCAGCAGCGGCTGACGGTCCCTCATCCCGAGTGGCTGCCCCCAGTTGAGGCGACTGTTGAGGTCGAGGATGACGGCCCGGTCCCCGATGAGCGAACACGAGACACGGCCGTCGGCATTGAGTTTGCGGGCAAGGATTTCGTTCGTCGCCGGTGTTGCGGCGACCGGGATGATGTTCCCGCCCACCCAGTAGGCGGCGACGGGTCGGTCGCCGTCGAAGATCCCGTAGAGAGTCCCGGCCGGTGAGCCCAGGCGTGCGGTTCCGGTGACCTCGAGCAGGGAGATGAGGTAGACGTTCTCACAGGGTCTGCGCGCAAGCAGGTCCGTCAGCCACTGCGTATGCTGATGTTCCAGTCGCGCGATTCTCAGCACCATCTGACCGTGCACTCTTCCCTGACGCTGTCCGTGGTCTCACCCTTCACACGGTGGAGACCCGGACGATGAACTCGTACGTCTCAAGGTATCGCACTCACCCGATGACGACCTCAGGCGGCCCCGACACAGTCCCTGAGGCTCCGTCCGATCCGTTCTCGGCATCCTCGGCGATGCGGTTCGCCTCGGCGATGAGGGTCTCGACGATCTCGGATTCGGGCACCGTCTTGATCACCTCGCCCTTGACGAAGATCTGTCCCTTGCCGTTGCCGCTGGCCACGCCGAGGTCGGCATCCCGGGCTTCACCGGGACCGTTGACCACGCAGCCCATGACCGCGACCCGCAGCGGCACCTCCATGCCCTCCAACCCTGCGGTGACCTCGTCGGCGAGGGTGTACACGTCGACCTGTGCGCGCCCGCACGACGGGCAGGAGACGATCTCGAGCTTGCGGGGCTTGAGGTTGAGCGATTCGAGGATCTGGTTGCCCACCTTGACCTCCTCGGCGGGAGGCGCGGACAGGGACACCCGGATCGTATCGCCGATGCCCTCGGCGAGCAGATGGCCGAAGGCGGTCGCGGATTTGATCGTGCCCTGGAAGGCGGGCCCCGCCTCGGTGACGCCCAAATGCAGCGGCCAGTCGCCGCGTTCGGCGAGCAGCTCATAGGCGCGGACCATGATCACGGGGTCGTGGTGTTTGACGGAGATCTTGAAGTCGTAGAACCCGTGCTCTTCGAACAGGGAGGCCTCCCACAGCGCGGATTCGACGAGCGCTTCCGGGGTGGCTTTGCCGTACTTCTCCATCAGCCGCTTGTCCAGGGAGCCGGCGTTGACGCCGATGCGGATGGACACTCCCGCCTCGGCGGCGGCCTTCGAGATCTCCCGCACCTGATCGTCGAACTTGCGGATGTTGCCCGGGTTGACGCGGACTCCCGCACACCCGGCATCGATCGCGGCGAAGACGTATTTGGGTTGGAAGTGGATATCGGCGATAACGGGGATCTGGGACTTGCCGGCGATGATCGGCAGGGCTGCGGCATCGTCGGCCGTCGGGCAGGCGACGCGCACGATATCGCAGCCGCTGGCGGTGAGCTCGGCGATCTGCTGCAGGGTCGCGTTGATGTCGGTCGTCGGTGTCGTCGTCATCGACTGCACGCTGACCGGAGATTCGGAGCCGACCCCGACCTTGCCGACCCCGATCTGCCGGGTCTTCCGCCGGGGCGCAAGCACGGGAGGAGGTGGGGCGGGCATTCCGAGGTTGACTGCTGTCACTGAGACGATCCCTTCATTCGGGCTGGTGACCAGCCACGATGATCCTGCCGACGCCGAGGTGGCCCTTCGTTGCGGCCGGATTGTGCAAACCACGACCATTGTAGGTCCTCAGCGGTGGGTCCTGGCTGCGTGTTCCGTCCCCGATTCCTGTCCGCCCTGTCCGTCGGGGCCGTCGCCGTCGGGCCCGCCCTGCCCCTCGAGCCCGCATCTGACCGGTAGTGTGAAGGTGACCTGCCGACTGTGAGAAGGAGCGGACCCGTGAGCGAAGGCGCATTCCCCGACATCGATGCGATGACTGCGGCCCTGGATGCGGAAGCGAATTCCCTGGCCGAGAAGGGTGGGTCCCTGGCCTGGGGAATCTTTCGCCGAGGTGGCCCCGCGCGAGCCGTGAATGCCGATGTTCCGTACCGGATCGCGTCGATGACGAAATCGTTCACTGCCGCCGCCATCGGGTTCCTCGCCGCGAACGGCCTCGACCTCGACATGCCGTTCGGGCGTCTTGTGCCCGAACTCGCCGACACCGCGATCGCTGATCGCACATGCCGGCAGGCGCTGACCATGGGCACCGGGTTCACGAAGGATGACCCGTGGGCGGACCGGATGGAGGCGATGACTCCGGACGAGCTCACCGCCTGGCTGCGCCGCGGCGCCATCGCCACGGCGCCCGCAGACACCGGGTACGAGTATTCGAACCTCGGGTATGCGGTGCTCGGCATGGTCGCCGAGGCGGTCACCGGCCGCTCGTTCATCGAGATCGTGACCACGGAGATCCTCGAACCCCTCGAACTCACGCGCACCGGTTTCGACCACGCCGACTTCCCCGACCTGGCACCGGGCTGCCGCGTCGACCTCGACGGCGGGCTGCATCCGGCCGAACTCACCGGGCCCGGGGTCTTCTCCCCCATCGGTGGGGTGATCTCCACGGTCCGAGA belongs to Brevibacterium spongiae and includes:
- the nusA gene encoding transcription termination factor NusA, whose translation is MDIDLNVLRMIEREREIPLGTLIELIEQALFLAYQKTEGAWPDARAELDTSTGEVRILAVEFDNDDNPIGEFDDTPTGFGRIAAQTARQVIHQRLRDVEDETLLGAFKGREGEIASGTIQQGRDPQMVQVDLGDVEAVLPPHEQVPGEEYTHGTRLRVYIADVHKGQKGTSVTVSRTHPNLVRRLFAHEAPEIADGTVEIVSLAREAGHRSKLAVRATKPGVNAKGSCIGELGSRVRAVMNELGQEKIDIVDYSDDPAKFIAHALSPAKTKRVEILDAAAQESRAVVPTDQLSLAIGKEGQNARLAAKLTGWKIDIVAGD
- the rimP gene encoding ribosome maturation factor RimP; translated protein: MDEDVDRIKGLLAPPLQAAGYHLENVKAVAAGPRRTLTVVVDLDESSTDPMSMEKIAESTKIVGDALDEVEIFRDKPYQLEVTSPGATRKLETPRHFRRVIGRRLEITTKKDTFKLDLAEVGETSITGTNPQSREITQVPLDDIRKAQVELKFR
- a CDS encoding aminoglycoside phosphotransferase family protein, with product MKVPPVLYRATRDIIGEYRTDAWVAALDFMANELLDRWKLRFDEVPGSPWAGCESLVIPVLTQENYQGVLRFAAPTSAHTAAHAQVLRALKMWNGHGAVRVIRDDRSFRVTLQERLRTKDNLSVLPLADVPPVWGALQRSLEIPASAEFLRVQDVVAGWLNSFEADAGLLNGWSEAGPHDSLLLSFARNWMQTLAASDENWLIHADLHYYNILAGNPDPTGISTWKAIDPQPLAGPTAYTLAPVLWNRLAEIPSDHPQAQAAWLRGFATDLALCAGIDPQYGMGATVAREITNMFWYLRSATGGSTSGLADAARSLWVARALSGADVAGVNAHALKPIG
- a CDS encoding TSUP family transporter, coding for MFEALTGGIDVTVSMVLWLLAAGVLAGWIDAVVGGGGLIQLPALLLVPGMTPVQAVATNKIGSIAGTTASAITYLRKITPDRSATIPAAASAFLGAVIGAKLATLVPSEAFTPIILLALIGVGIFTVLNPSLGADATLRFGESSKRHHALSWLIGLVIGVYDGVLGPGTGSFLVIAFVSLIGFSFLQASATAKVINWATNFGALVYFVPDGQVVWLLGMVVAVGNVAGGIFGARTALAKGSGFVRVIFVVVVSAMILKLGYDVISSLIH
- a CDS encoding proline--tRNA ligase, translating into MALRMSSLFVRTQKEDPVGAEVASHKLLHRAGYIRRSAPGIYTWLPLGLAVLGKIEAIVREEMALAGSQEVHFPGLLPADPYKTSGRWEAFGPDLFHLKDRRENDYILAPTHEEVFTLLVKDLYSSYKDLPLSIYQIQTKYRDEARPRAGLLRGREFIMKDAYSFDVDDAGLDASYEAMRVAYLRAFARLGLPCLPVKATPGAMGGSGTEEFIYPSEVGEDTFVRSPGGYAANVEAVTSIVPEAIPYSASPAAHVEDTPDTPTIDTLVAAANAAHPREDREWTAADTLKNVVCAVTHPDGTREIIVIGLPGDREVDLDRAAGTGMLGDGEVDLEAATAEDLAAHPELVKGYIGPGNSLDAPVLGLEAPSKIRYLLDPRVVDGSRWITGANEPGRHVFDLVAGRDFAADGTIEAAQVVLGDPAPDGSGPLELARGVEIGQIFKLGRKYAEALDLKVLDQNGKTATVTMGSYGLGVTRVMACIAEEYHSENGLLWPQHLAPADVHIVVAGKGEEIAEAAETMTAELEAEGISVLLDDRNKVSPGFKFADAELIGIPTVIVVGRGLADGVVEVRDRLADAKSDVPVAEVVPSTVARVREAYAKANAAADAAVAADGADSGAAAANV
- a CDS encoding NUDIX hydrolase, whose protein sequence is MPDPSQLTQFPRPSVAVDTAVLCPVPGRGLHVLMTHPGDGVWQLPGSILRPQERLAEAVARCLREKARLVDRAPVQLHVFDQPDRDDRGWVISVAHLDVLSAADVGLTEDASPTKDASLTDDASPAEEADDVSSSARDSDYADSPAHHRKLVPVHEVHELSEEHREIVRVAVHRLRALHERTPDPFGLLETEFSLRQLRELHEVVAGESLQADTFRRTMLPLLDPTGQAVTQGRGRPAQTFTRRSELALRADSRIQAPEGPQ
- a CDS encoding RNA-binding S4 domain-containing protein, with product MTEINRDAGKHMRVDVWLWTTRMFKTRNLATQACRGGHVQVDGQRVKAAQKVTIGQEVRVRKAGSEFIWKITGFIPTRMQASIAVQCYEDLTPPPDPALRGFVPRRDKGLGRPTKKDRREMEKFLGDLAKPQSRNRRD
- a CDS encoding DUF4081 domain-containing GNAT family N-acetyltransferase encodes the protein MVLRIARLEHQHTQWLTDLLARRPCENVYLISLLEVTGTARLGSPAGTLYGIFDGDRPVAAYWVGGNIIPVAATPATNEILARKLNADGRVSCSLIGDRAVILDLNSRLNWGQPLGMRDRQPLLAISSDPLVAPDEHVHRVTLDDLGAVFPASVDMFTKEVGFSPIEDGTASYLSRVRGIIRGKNCYARISATLPGGAAVPRWPATEQDEQVLFKADIGIRARRIVQVQGVWVHPEVRNQGLGAAGMAAVVKRTRDKGHSTVSLYANDYNETALRMYARVGFEQVGTFATVMY
- the ispG gene encoding flavodoxin-dependent (E)-4-hydroxy-3-methylbut-2-enyl-diphosphate synthase → MTAVNLGMPAPPPPVLAPRRKTRQIGVGKVGVGSESPVSVQSMTTTPTTDINATLQQIAELTASGCDIVRVACPTADDAAALPIIAGKSQIPVIADIHFQPKYVFAAIDAGCAGVRVNPGNIRKFDDQVREISKAAAEAGVSIRIGVNAGSLDKRLMEKYGKATPEALVESALWEASLFEEHGFYDFKISVKHHDPVIMVRAYELLAERGDWPLHLGVTEAGPAFQGTIKSATAFGHLLAEGIGDTIRVSLSAPPAEEVKVGNQILESLNLKPRKLEIVSCPSCGRAQVDVYTLADEVTAGLEGMEVPLRVAVMGCVVNGPGEARDADLGVASGNGKGQIFVKGEVIKTVPESEIVETLIAEANRIAEDAENGSDGASGTVSGPPEVVIG